One genomic window of Caldivirga maquilingensis IC-167 includes the following:
- a CDS encoding ABC transporter permease subunit, whose translation MNTLSIVITSLLATLATFTRVAVTILASIVTGWFLGYAAAKNGLVERVFLSVTQTLEAVPVITFFPIVLVFFISSIRGYLGVELAVDFLVFTAVVWNIWVGEYESIKTVSQSLEDVANMYKLSFIAKFSKLYIPVTIPRVAGNVLVSFADGLFYITVSEVIALGTKSYHVFGIGSLIFSWVNVGMWFNAIIALIVLVIMVTIVVFGVLRPFVNWAVKYSYDPYAEVMRTGVRRQTPSRIRASLARNVRYLRRITAAERALIPAFVRATSYAVYHRLTVRPRPINVLTRFDKYVAAGIGSLLLALIAYSVYSSWSTTWLPIMINIYDNWEVYLYYLGLDWLRILLVTVSAILIAIPINYLMVTRPKLEAVLLPILEDLASIPVSAYLPLVAIPFVTYLAIRLGLRISLEILVFIVAFLSTAWYVIYNMYVGMKTIPRSLWDVANNLNLSSWYKLTKLAIPGAMPATITGLASTVGSTWGGLEIAEYFQGINGKVYMVHGYTALMDYYTATGNLIGLEAMSLILAINVILLSVFLWRSLFTMARQRYRMEGAISM comes from the coding sequence ATGAACACTTTAAGCATAGTCATCACATCACTATTAGCTACTCTCGCAACATTCACTAGGGTTGCAGTAACAATACTCGCCTCTATAGTAACCGGTTGGTTCCTTGGATATGCTGCAGCTAAGAATGGCTTAGTGGAGAGGGTGTTCCTGTCAGTAACCCAGACGCTGGAGGCTGTTCCAGTGATAACGTTCTTCCCAATAGTCCTAGTGTTCTTCATAAGCAGTATAAGGGGTTACCTTGGCGTTGAGTTAGCCGTTGACTTCCTGGTCTTCACCGCAGTGGTCTGGAATATTTGGGTTGGGGAGTATGAGTCAATTAAGACTGTTTCCCAGTCCCTTGAGGATGTGGCTAACATGTATAAGTTATCATTCATAGCTAAATTCAGTAAACTATACATACCAGTCACAATACCTCGAGTGGCTGGAAACGTCCTGGTAAGTTTCGCTGATGGATTATTCTACATAACTGTCAGTGAGGTTATTGCATTAGGCACCAAGAGTTACCACGTGTTCGGTATAGGTTCATTAATATTCAGTTGGGTTAATGTAGGAATGTGGTTTAATGCAATAATAGCGTTAATAGTATTAGTAATTATGGTTACAATCGTAGTCTTTGGTGTACTTAGGCCATTTGTTAATTGGGCTGTTAAGTATAGTTACGACCCCTATGCTGAGGTAATGAGGACTGGGGTAAGGAGGCAAACACCCAGTAGAATTAGAGCTTCATTGGCTAGGAACGTGAGGTACCTTAGGAGGATAACGGCTGCGGAGAGGGCTTTAATACCTGCTTTCGTTAGGGCAACAAGCTACGCAGTGTACCATAGATTAACTGTGAGGCCAAGGCCAATTAACGTATTAACAAGGTTTGATAAGTATGTTGCAGCAGGTATTGGTTCACTGCTGCTTGCTTTAATAGCCTATAGTGTTTACTCATCGTGGAGCACCACATGGTTACCAATAATGATTAATATCTATGATAATTGGGAAGTATACTTGTATTACCTTGGGTTGGATTGGCTTAGAATATTACTGGTAACGGTATCCGCAATATTAATTGCCATTCCAATAAACTACCTAATGGTAACTAGACCTAAATTAGAGGCAGTGTTATTACCGATTCTAGAGGACTTAGCCTCAATCCCAGTCTCAGCATACCTACCCCTAGTGGCAATACCCTTCGTAACGTACTTAGCCATCAGGCTTGGTTTAAGAATATCACTGGAGATTTTAGTATTCATTGTGGCATTCCTCAGTACGGCTTGGTACGTCATATACAATATGTATGTGGGAATGAAGACAATACCGCGAAGCCTATGGGATGTGGCTAATAACTTAAATTTATCATCATGGTATAAGTTAACTAAGCTAGCCATCCCAGGCGCCATGCCAGCAACCATAACAGGACTAGCCAGCACAGTGGGTTCAACCTGGGGCGGCCTTGAGATTGCTGAGTATTTTCAAGGTATTAACGGTAAGGTTTACATGGTTCACGGGTACACAGCCCTAATGGACTACTACACGGCTACAGGTAACCTAATTGGGCTGGAGGCTATGAGCCTAATACTTGCAATCAACGTCATCCTACTGAGTGTATTCCTATGGAGGAGCCTATTCACCATGGCTAGGCAAAGGTACCGTATGGAGGGCGCCATATCAATGTAA
- the cmk gene encoding (d)CMP kinase has protein sequence MGVIAISGQVASGKTTVARLLADKLGYRFISIGELFRKVAAERGLTLMQLHELAERDHSIDLHVDQVSIEEAKKGKVVIEGHLAAWIVKDYADVRVYLKADMMSRAGRLARREGISINDAINEIKTREESNRRRYMAIYSININDLSIFDLVIDTSLININDTLDIVGSYVIKVLNAKGKL, from the coding sequence ATGGGTGTTATTGCAATCAGTGGACAAGTGGCCAGTGGTAAGACTACTGTGGCTAGGCTTCTTGCCGATAAGTTAGGCTACAGGTTTATTTCAATAGGTGAATTATTTAGGAAGGTGGCCGCTGAGAGGGGGTTAACGTTAATGCAGCTTCATGAACTTGCTGAAAGGGATCATAGTATCGACCTCCATGTGGACCAGGTATCAATTGAGGAGGCTAAGAAGGGTAAGGTAGTTATTGAGGGGCATTTAGCGGCATGGATAGTGAAGGATTACGCTGATGTTAGGGTTTACTTAAAGGCGGATATGATGTCTAGGGCAGGTAGACTGGCACGTAGGGAAGGCATTAGTATTAATGATGCTATTAATGAAATTAAGACTAGAGAGGAGTCTAATAGAAGGAGGTACATGGCTATATACTCAATAAACATTAATGACTTATCAATATTCGACCTAGTTATTGACACGTCATTAATAAACATAAACGATACATTAGACATAGTGGGTAGTTACGTAATAAAAGTGTTAAACGCTAAGGGTAAATTATGA
- a CDS encoding beta-galactosidase, whose protein sequence is MLLCGEMHYFRVPRGLWEDRLLKIKRAGLNCLNTYFAWNYHEVEPGVFDFSGEKDVDVYLSKAEELGLKIIARVGPYICSEWDNGGHPDWLLSRGLVPRSLDSSYWPYAERWLRVILPIVVKHQEPNGGVDIVQLENEYFWGDAPLHMKLAELARQVGVTAKLYTNVNRYVRNTVYTDALDLYPSPWDLNSVIWSIKDLLETQGGRPKILEYEGGWFSVIHRPLPTSRGSFPPDWTRILLATALAYGSDVVSFYMFHGGTNFGYWTGRWITTTYDYEASIREWGELSERYYKVKLITPLAEFIDGSETEGESYDNGKLLVIRRKGDLRLKFYINNTETDWIDGDVKVPARGVKVIPSNLSVKGATISETNLSLLTVRDGDVLLYGNAGEEFKIRLKGGLVKSCLGVEYRTEGDSIVLSGKVPGELNGCLIEGKGNVRVLILSELFASRTWIMNDYYVPSNVYLIRDGNYNSLLIEAKEGVNVLYLPFKSSKGRYIPELDLTRIELNVNVEQPNVSITQVTKGSVSIKPILKISDIKPLEELGLFKHGLYIYDTKLNASGLIGFIAHDYAAVINNGRVTANGFIYIKTNANAGDLRIVVESTGHPNDGTIPFFTGLQSPVLINQVGSIKVDSWEYGILDLSSRLKPGIATNYSHTMVINKEIKEYLPKVKWVKSISDLGKPNNAVIYYRGRIHLNEARHVILRISKADQWAAMVIFINGEEVYRGHGDEPFETTVYGGLRSGDVEVVIALLRYGIKEINSTPGNVEIDLWGGIINDYSLSIMELGEARDSVKLPLIISEPSTIKLKFTVNKPSDTNAPLNVELSGRIHALIYLNGILIGRYYPGDSQSMFYLPEPYLSEENELTILATPVESNATVNVTFKPYMVTRIINLTL, encoded by the coding sequence ATGCTCCTATGTGGTGAAATGCATTACTTCAGGGTCCCTAGGGGTCTTTGGGAAGATAGGCTGCTTAAGATTAAGAGGGCTGGGTTAAACTGCTTAAACACCTACTTCGCTTGGAATTACCATGAGGTTGAACCAGGGGTATTTGACTTCTCCGGGGAGAAGGACGTTGACGTGTACTTAAGTAAGGCTGAGGAGCTTGGCCTTAAGATAATTGCCAGGGTTGGACCCTATATATGTTCGGAATGGGATAATGGTGGACACCCTGACTGGTTACTGAGTAGGGGATTGGTGCCTAGGAGCCTTGACTCATCCTACTGGCCTTACGCTGAGAGGTGGCTTAGGGTAATATTACCCATTGTTGTTAAGCATCAGGAACCTAATGGTGGTGTTGATATTGTTCAATTGGAGAACGAGTACTTCTGGGGTGATGCACCACTCCACATGAAGCTAGCTGAGTTAGCTAGGCAGGTTGGTGTTACTGCTAAGCTGTACACTAATGTTAATAGGTATGTTAGGAACACAGTGTACACTGATGCCTTGGATCTTTACCCAAGCCCATGGGACCTAAACTCAGTAATATGGAGTATTAAGGATCTCCTGGAAACCCAGGGTGGTAGGCCTAAGATACTTGAGTATGAGGGTGGGTGGTTCTCGGTTATTCATAGGCCATTACCAACATCAAGGGGTAGTTTCCCACCTGACTGGACTAGGATACTTTTAGCAACGGCATTAGCCTATGGTTCAGATGTTGTAAGCTTCTACATGTTCCATGGGGGCACTAATTTCGGTTACTGGACTGGTAGATGGATAACCACTACTTATGATTATGAGGCTTCAATTAGGGAGTGGGGTGAATTAAGTGAAAGGTACTATAAGGTTAAGTTAATTACACCACTGGCTGAATTCATTGATGGTAGTGAAACAGAGGGTGAATCATACGATAACGGTAAGCTATTAGTTATTAGGCGTAAGGGTGACTTAAGGTTAAAGTTCTACATTAACAACACTGAGACTGATTGGATTGATGGTGATGTTAAGGTTCCAGCAAGGGGTGTTAAGGTTATTCCAAGTAACTTAAGCGTTAAGGGTGCTACAATTAGTGAAACAAACCTAAGCCTACTGACCGTTAGGGATGGTGATGTGTTACTTTACGGTAATGCCGGTGAGGAATTCAAAATTAGGCTTAAGGGTGGCTTAGTTAAATCATGCCTAGGTGTTGAGTATCGTACTGAAGGCGACTCAATAGTGCTGAGCGGTAAGGTGCCGGGTGAATTAAATGGTTGCTTAATTGAGGGTAAAGGTAATGTTAGAGTGTTGATTCTAAGTGAATTATTCGCATCCAGAACCTGGATAATGAATGATTACTATGTTCCATCAAATGTATACTTAATTAGGGATGGTAACTACAACTCACTGTTAATTGAGGCTAAGGAGGGTGTTAACGTGCTTTACCTACCCTTTAAGTCAAGTAAGGGTAGGTACATTCCTGAACTGGACTTAACCAGGATTGAACTTAACGTTAATGTTGAGCAACCTAACGTATCCATAACCCAGGTGACTAAAGGCTCAGTGAGTATTAAACCTATTCTTAAAATTAGTGATATTAAGCCCCTTGAGGAATTAGGCTTGTTTAAGCATGGATTATACATCTACGACACCAAGCTTAACGCAAGTGGATTAATAGGCTTCATAGCCCACGATTACGCCGCAGTAATTAATAATGGTAGGGTTACGGCAAACGGCTTCATATACATTAAAACCAATGCTAACGCCGGTGACTTGAGGATAGTGGTTGAGTCAACAGGTCACCCTAATGATGGCACCATACCGTTCTTCACCGGTTTACAGTCACCAGTCTTAATTAATCAAGTCGGTAGTATTAAGGTTGATTCATGGGAATACGGTATACTTGACTTATCCAGTAGACTTAAGCCCGGTATAGCAACCAATTACAGTCACACCATGGTGATTAATAAGGAGATTAAGGAGTACTTACCTAAGGTTAAGTGGGTTAAGAGCATTAGTGACTTAGGTAAACCAAATAATGCGGTTATTTACTATAGGGGTAGAATTCATTTAAATGAGGCGAGGCATGTAATTCTTAGGATCAGTAAAGCCGATCAGTGGGCCGCAATGGTGATTTTCATTAATGGGGAAGAGGTCTATAGGGGTCATGGCGATGAACCATTCGAAACCACGGTATACGGTGGTTTAAGAAGCGGTGACGTTGAAGTAGTTATTGCATTACTAAGATACGGCATTAAGGAGATTAATTCAACCCCAGGGAATGTTGAGATTGATTTATGGGGCGGCATCATTAATGACTACAGCTTAAGCATTATGGAGTTAGGTGAGGCAAGGGATAGCGTTAAATTACCGTTAATCATAAGTGAGCCATCAACCATTAAGCTTAAGTTCACGGTCAATAAACCAAGTGATACTAATGCACCACTTAACGTTGAGTTGAGTGGGAGGATCCACGCATTAATATACTTGAACGGTATATTAATCGGCAGGTATTATCCAGGCGATTCACAAAGCATGTTCTACTTACCTGAACCATACTTAAGTGAGGAGAATGAATTAACCATATTAGCCACACCGGTTGAAAGCAATGCCACAGTGAATGTAACGTTTAAGCCCTACATGGTGACGAGGATTATTAACCTAACTCTATGA
- a CDS encoding DegT/DnrJ/EryC1/StrS family aminotransferase has product MVKWPPVNSDDEKSLLEAFRSGKWGRVPGGVVEEFEREFSRYHEAKYAVAVTSGTAGLFLSYLAVGLNEGDYFALPAYTFIATATAGVLLRAVPVFIDIDAETLNISVDSLKAILEQDKDNKIKLIVPVHFSGIPAELDGVINEARRHGAKVIEDAAQAHGAVYKGRKVGAIGDAGVFSFQSSKNMTAGEGGVIVTNDYETYIRAWSYHNAGREINGEWYMHMLIGWNFRMTELQAAILLSQLKRYDDEFKVRERNARLLYEILEGVEDFRPIKPPDYVSSSNHLLPIWISSRLINQYGKARIVNEVNKRGGVIVEGYPMPLYRQPAFREAYWKLPDYSRLNLPVTEDACRRVVWVPQHVLLSEDETRRTAEALIKVSKELK; this is encoded by the coding sequence ATGGTTAAGTGGCCTCCGGTTAACTCAGATGATGAGAAGTCTTTACTTGAGGCATTCAGGAGCGGTAAATGGGGCAGAGTCCCCGGCGGTGTTGTGGAGGAGTTTGAGAGGGAGTTCTCAAGGTACCATGAGGCTAAGTACGCCGTGGCAGTAACAAGTGGCACAGCGGGTTTATTCCTAAGCTACCTAGCCGTTGGGTTAAATGAGGGGGATTACTTCGCGTTACCGGCCTACACCTTCATAGCCACTGCAACAGCCGGTGTACTGCTTAGGGCTGTGCCAGTCTTCATTGATATTGATGCTGAAACCCTCAACATAAGTGTTGATTCACTTAAGGCTATTCTTGAGCAGGATAAGGATAATAAAATTAAGTTAATCGTCCCAGTTCACTTCTCCGGAATACCCGCTGAACTTGATGGTGTCATTAATGAGGCTAGGAGACATGGAGCTAAGGTTATTGAGGATGCGGCACAGGCTCATGGAGCCGTGTATAAGGGTCGTAAAGTTGGAGCAATAGGTGATGCAGGCGTCTTCAGTTTCCAGAGTAGTAAGAATATGACTGCTGGGGAAGGTGGAGTTATTGTGACTAATGATTATGAAACCTACATTAGGGCTTGGTCCTACCATAACGCTGGTAGGGAAATTAACGGTGAATGGTACATGCATATGCTTATCGGGTGGAACTTCAGGATGACTGAACTCCAGGCGGCAATACTATTATCTCAACTTAAACGCTACGACGATGAGTTTAAGGTTAGGGAGAGGAACGCTAGGTTACTTTATGAAATTCTTGAGGGAGTTGAGGACTTTAGGCCGATTAAACCACCTGACTATGTCTCTAGTTCAAACCACCTCCTCCCAATATGGATTAGTAGTAGGTTGATTAACCAGTATGGGAAGGCTAGGATAGTTAATGAGGTTAATAAGAGGGGAGGCGTGATTGTTGAGGGTTACCCAATGCCACTTTATAGGCAACCAGCCTTCAGGGAGGCGTACTGGAAATTACCCGACTACTCCAGGTTAAACCTACCTGTGACTGAGGATGCGTGCAGGAGGGTTGTGTGGGTGCCTCAGCATGTACTGCTTAGTGAGGATGAGACTAGGAGAACCGCTGAGGCATTGATTAAGGTATCTAAGGAATTGAAGTAA
- a CDS encoding amidohydrolase 2, whose product MIDALCMSGAYPFRYLSMSTEAVASKLASEGFKHCLMFNLTALFHRDPWWANVEFAREDPKVDCSIHKLAVFNPDYEDKLRIREYSRMGYVGFVTSPIYHGYRLMRRSVISNLTEALSHGAVVILNLLEDLRQMHRAYSFRYRIMLGELSEALKNIVNKGDGEVKVLLSHFPYNDLAGLRSLYNGDVYVDFASSQVLGAPYNHVEELVKLYGASRLVLSTGFMMKYPKSSILKLQLSKIQDKDKEAISSVNAGRLYGIK is encoded by the coding sequence ATGATTGATGCACTATGCATGAGTGGTGCATACCCATTTAGGTACCTTTCAATGAGCACTGAGGCTGTTGCATCAAAATTAGCCTCAGAGGGCTTTAAGCACTGCTTAATGTTTAACCTAACAGCCCTATTTCACAGGGATCCATGGTGGGCTAACGTGGAGTTCGCCAGGGAGGACCCTAAGGTTGACTGTAGCATACATAAGTTAGCCGTCTTCAACCCTGACTACGAGGATAAGTTAAGGATTAGGGAGTACAGTAGAATGGGTTACGTGGGCTTCGTCACTAGTCCAATATACCATGGCTACAGATTAATGAGGAGGAGCGTGATAAGTAACTTAACTGAGGCCTTAAGCCATGGCGCCGTCGTAATCCTTAACCTACTGGAGGATTTAAGGCAAATGCATAGGGCTTATTCCTTCAGGTATAGAATCATGCTGGGTGAATTAAGTGAGGCCTTGAAGAATATAGTTAATAAGGGGGATGGGGAGGTTAAGGTATTGTTATCCCATTTCCCTTATAATGACCTAGCTGGCTTAAGGTCACTGTACAATGGTGATGTTTACGTGGACTTCGCATCATCACAGGTATTAGGGGCGCCTTACAATCACGTTGAGGAATTAGTTAAGCTATATGGTGCATCAAGGCTCGTATTATCAACAGGATTCATGATGAAGTACCCTAAGTCATCAATACTTAAGCTTCAATTATCCAAGATTCAGGATAAGGATAAGGAGGCGATATCATCAGTAAACGCAGGTAGGCTTTATGGAATTAAGTAA
- a CDS encoding amidohydrolase family protein, translated as MVINLGGAVDAHTHCYPDMSINEEMIRLSRILGIEQLWVSYHPYSMSGFKPPSEEVWRANEFVYELSRRFKEVKGFVHVNPLNQDAVKMTEFFIRERGFIGVKLYRAVRVSRRIVDPIIEVAVENNVPILVHTAHRLYPTSRPNESEPDDIKSLALRFPKAKIIMAHITGGGDWEYAVSRVRDLPNVYVDIGGSVVDYGSVEEAVRVLGDDRVLFATDTLISAAVSRIINADISEESRIKILRLNAMRILGE; from the coding sequence GTGGTGATTAACCTAGGTGGCGCAGTGGATGCCCACACCCACTGTTACCCTGACATGAGTATTAATGAGGAGATGATTAGGCTTTCAAGGATTCTTGGTATTGAGCAATTATGGGTTAGTTATCACCCATACTCCATGTCTGGTTTTAAACCACCCTCTGAGGAAGTCTGGAGGGCTAATGAATTTGTCTATGAATTATCCAGGAGGTTTAAGGAGGTTAAGGGCTTCGTGCACGTTAATCCACTTAACCAGGATGCAGTTAAAATGACTGAGTTCTTCATTAGGGAGAGGGGGTTTATAGGTGTTAAACTGTATAGGGCGGTTAGAGTTAGTAGGCGTATTGTTGATCCTATTATTGAGGTTGCCGTTGAGAATAACGTACCCATACTGGTTCACACAGCCCATAGACTCTACCCAACCTCCAGGCCCAATGAAAGTGAACCAGATGACATTAAGTCACTTGCCTTAAGGTTCCCTAAGGCTAAAATCATTATGGCGCATATAACGGGTGGTGGTGATTGGGAGTACGCGGTAAGTAGGGTTAGGGATTTACCCAACGTTTACGTTGATATAGGTGGAAGCGTCGTGGATTATGGTTCAGTGGAGGAGGCTGTTAGGGTTCTAGGCGATGATAGGGTGCTCTTCGCCACGGATACGTTGATATCGGCTGCCGTGTCTAGGATAATTAATGCTGATATTAGTGAGGAGTCTAGGATCAAGATACTTAGGTTAAACGCCATGAGGATTCTAGGTGAGTGA